From Solea senegalensis isolate Sse05_10M linkage group LG7, IFAPA_SoseM_1, whole genome shotgun sequence, a single genomic window includes:
- the LOC122772400 gene encoding transmembrane channel-like protein 3 isoform X2 — MFQNIQYQKEIIANIRTRPWPMRRKLKVLKHAREIVLKYEGQLTRTRGYQTAGADLLKKLSRVLYNIVVLFIPWEVRIKKIESHFGSGVASYFIFLRWLFGINIVLTIMTGAFIVLPELLAGAPFGTTRSKTIPKDLLPSAQDLDTIWSLGGYLQYSVLFYGYYGRVRKIGSAGYRLPLAYFLVGMAVFAYSFIILLRKMAKNSRLSLASASDENFTFCWRVFCAWDYLIGNPEAAESKGAAIVNNIREAIVEEQEKKKDTSLAVLISLRILANILVLLSLAGSIYIIYFVVDRSQKLEQEKPELTLWEKNEVSVVVSLITMIAPSAFELVAQLEMYHPRTSLRFQLARVLVLYLGNLYSLIIALLDKVNIMSSAIPVSPANWSESSSFLATISQPEGDNLSTHMSELSASGHRNSTIATIATVLGVAHSNRSISSAAHNQTALFEKNTRPQQDQCWETYVGQEMLKLSIIDMIFTVASILLIDFIRGLVVRYLSDCCCWDLESKFPEYGEFKIAENVLHLIYNQGMIWMGAFFSPCLPAFNVLKLIGLMYLRSWAVLTCNVPHQQVFRASRSNNFYLAMLLFMLFLCMLPTIFAIVRYRPSQHCGPFSGQEKIYDIISETVAADFPLWFSKVMSYVTSPVVVLPALLLLFMLIYYLQAIARSLKFTNNQLRMQLQRERTEDRKKVFQLAAARLQAPEAAAVAAADKPLDQPDSDATSQEASVHTPSPRRNGSVTNFQSPVRRGNSIRTITQSVSRADLSRGSGSGSIRSPTVTVLPKHRLEHIPNRPRPFLSGPSGSCRSKSYHHLVYNHPARYSENIHSDPLYRKTARAIRPVEAAGYIPAQSYGGRRGHTRYVIVNEHEPRKKLLRSATRIPRHYLMEEPAEIVELYPCNVKRYATRAAHHQPHPHRCHASQQHLSEEEEEEEVVEGKGRRKTSLGKTHRPHSLSDLHQPANFYIGDRMESHVSIAKDGKAARGRYGAKDGDEEGEAGGAEMDWGGSESHLRCQGSVKGSDPLLVRTRRNVHSPGRHCQSPARTRHAESHVKPKMRPKLETPLTESDSASLASSSDQQNSSTDQYIQVIHNKERYLKSDTRQGKVAKKKSKTSFDPNVTESSDLVCSNV, encoded by the exons ATGTTCCAGAACATTCAGTACCAGAAGGAGATCATCGCCAACATTCGAACCAGACCCTGGCCAATGAGACGCAAGCTCAAAGTTCTCAA GCATGCCAGAGAGATTGTCCTGAAGTACGAGGGCCAGCTGACCAGAACCAGAGGCTACCAGACCGCAGGAGCTGAT ctgctgaagaAACTGTCCCGTGTTCTGTACAACATTGTGGTTCTGTTCATTCCCTGGGAAGTGAGGATCAAGAAAATTGAAA gtcactttggGTCGGGCGTGGCCTCTTACTTCATCTTCCTGCGCTGGTTGTTTGGGATCAACATCGTCCTCACCATCATGACTGGAGCCTTCATTGTTCTCCCAGAG TTGCTGGCTGGAGCTCCCTTTGGCACCACGAGAAGTAAAACTATCCCTAAAGACCTTCTGCCTTCAGCTCAGGACCTGGACACCATCTGGTCTCTGGGG GGTTACCTGCAGTACTCAGTCTTGTTCTATGGTTACTACGGCAGGGTGAGGAAGATCGGCAGCGCCGGCTACCGCTTGCCGCTCGCCTACTTCCTGGTTGGAATGGCGGTCTTTGCCTACAGCTTCATCATCCTGCTGAGAAA GATGGCCAAGAACTCTCGTCTGAGCTTGGCTAGCGCCTCGGATGAGAACTTCACCTTTTGTTGGAGGGTTTTCTGCGCCTGGGATTATCTGATCGGAAACCCGGAGGCTGCAGAGAGTAAAGGCGCTGCCATCGTCAACAACATCagg GAAGCCATCGTTGAGgagcaggaaaagaagaaggacACCAGTCT GGCCGTGCTGATCAGTCTGCGTATCTTGGCCAACATCCTGGTGCTGCTGTCTCTGGCCGGCAGCATCTACATCATCTACTTTGTGGTGGACCGTTCTCAGAAGCTGGAGCAGGAGAAGCCCGAGCTGACGCTGTGGGAGAAGAATGAG GTGAGCGTGGTGGTGTCTCTCATCACCATGATCGCTCCGTCTGCCTTTGAGCTGGTGGCTCAGCTGGAGATGTACCACCCTCGCACCTCGCTGAGATTCCAGCTGGCCAG AGTGCTTGTTTTATACCTGGGGAATCTCTACAGCCTCATCATCGCCCTCCTCGATAAGGTCAACATCATGAGCTCTGCT ATCCCAGTGAGTCCAGCAAACTGGTCTGAGTCCAGCTCTTTCTTGGCCACCATCTCTCAGCCTGAGGGAGACAACCTCTCCACCCACATGTCCGAACTCTCTGCATCCGGACATCGCAACAGCACCATAGCAACCATCGCCACGGTGCTGGGAGTGGCCCACAGCAACAGGAGCATCTCCAGCGCCGCACACAACCAGACCGCTCTGTTTGAGAAGAACACCCGTCCTCAGCAGGACCAGTGCTGGGAGACCTACGTCGGACAG GAGATGCTGAAGCTGTCCATCATTGACATGATCTTCACAGTGGCCAGTATTCTGCTCATTGACTTCATCAGAGGGTTGGTGGTTCGATACCtgagtgactgctgctgctgggactTGGAGAGCAAGTTT CCTGAGTACGGAGAATTCAAAATAGCCGAGAATGTCCTGCATCTGATTTATAACCAAGGAATGATCTG GATGGGAGCGTTCTTCTCTCCTTGTCTTCCTGCCTTCAACGTGTTGAAGCTGATTGGTCTGATGTATCTGAGGAGCTGGGCCGTCCTCACCTGTAATGTTCCCCATCAGCAGGTGTTCAGAGCCTCcag ATCCAATAACTTCTACTTGGCCATGCTGCTGTTCATGCTGTTCCTGTGTATGCTGCCCACCATCTTTGCCATCGTTCGGTACAGACCGTCACAGCACTGTGGACCATTCAG TGGTCAGGAGAAGATTTATGACATCATCTCAGAGACGGTGGCGGCTGACTTTCCTCTGTGGTTCAGTAAAGTGATGAGTTACGTCACCAGTCCTGTCGTCGTGCTGCcggcactgctgctgctgtt CATGCTCATCTACTATCTACAGGCCATCGCCAGATCCCTGAAATTCACCAACAACCAGCTGAGGATGCAGCTCCAGAGA GAACGAACTGAAGACAGGAAGAAGGTCTTCCAGCTGGCTGCAG CGCGACTACAGGCCCCAGAGGCTGCGGCTGTGGCCGCGGCCGACAAACCGCTGGATCAGCCGGACAGCGACGCCACGAGTCAGGAGGCCTCGGTGCACACTCCGTCACCGCGACGCAACGGCAGCGTCACTAACTTCCAGTCCCCCGTCCGCCGCGGGAACAGCATTCGCACCATCACCCAGTCAGTGTCTCGGGCCGACCTGAGCCGAGGAAGTGGATCTGGATCCATCAGGAGTCCGACGGTGACGGTCCTGCCCAAACACAGGCTGGAGCACATTCCtaacag GCCCCGGCCGTTTCTTAGCGGCCCTAGCGGATCCTGTAGGTCTAAGTCCTACCACCACTTGGTGTACAATCACCCAGCTCGCTATTCTGAAAACATCCACTCTGACCCCCTGTACAGGAAGACTGCGCGCGCCATACGCCCAGTTGAGGCTGCCGGGTACATCCCAGCGCAGAGTTATGGCGGACGCCGCGGTCACACCCGCTACGTCATCGTCAATGAGCACGAGCCCCGGAAAAAGCTGCTGCGCTCAGCCACTCGCATCCCGCGCCATTACCTCATGGAGGAGCCCGCAGAGATCGTGGAGCTGTACCCGTGCAACGTCAAGCGCTACGCGACCCGCGCAGCTCACCACCAGCCACATCCTCACCGCTGCCACGCATCACAGCAGCACCtgagcgaggaagaggaggaggaggaggtggtggaagGGAAGGGCAGGAGGAAGACGTCACTGGGGAAGACCCACCGGCCTCACTCCCTCTCCGATCTCCACCAGCCTGCCAACTTCTACATCGGTGACCGCATGGAAAGCCACGTCTCCATCGCTAAAGACGGCAAAGCAGCACGAGGAAGATATGGAGCAAAGGATGGAGATGAAGAGGGCGAGGCGGGAGGGGCAGAGATGGACTGGGGAGGTTCAGAGTCACATCTGCGGTGCCAGGGCAGTGTGAAGGGTTCGGACCCCCTTTTGGTTCGAACCAGGCGTAACGTCCACTCTCCAGGAAGACACTGTCAGTCTCCAGCCAGGACCAGACACGCGGAGTCTCACGTGAAGCCCAAGATGAGACCGAAGCTGGAAACGCCCCTCACCgagtctgactccgcctccctGGCGTCCAGCAGCGACCAGCAGAACAGCAGCACGGACCAGTACATCCAGGTCATCCACAACAAGGAGCGCTATCTCAAGTCCGACACAAGGCAAGGAAAGGTGGCGAAGAAAAAGTCCAAAACCAGCTTTGACCCCAACGTCACCGAGTCCAGTGACCTGGTCTGCTCCAACGTATGA
- the LOC122772400 gene encoding transmembrane channel-like protein 3 isoform X1, which yields MSTVSESLVGSSRSLSVTKRHKSVRKNSRRIYSAYQDQQGSSDDEDKDDERVDSNDPEEMFQNIQYQKEIIANIRTRPWPMRRKLKVLKHAREIVLKYEGQLTRTRGYQTAGADLLKKLSRVLYNIVVLFIPWEVRIKKIESHFGSGVASYFIFLRWLFGINIVLTIMTGAFIVLPELLAGAPFGTTRSKTIPKDLLPSAQDLDTIWSLGGYLQYSVLFYGYYGRVRKIGSAGYRLPLAYFLVGMAVFAYSFIILLRKMAKNSRLSLASASDENFTFCWRVFCAWDYLIGNPEAAESKGAAIVNNIREAIVEEQEKKKDTSLAVLISLRILANILVLLSLAGSIYIIYFVVDRSQKLEQEKPELTLWEKNEVSVVVSLITMIAPSAFELVAQLEMYHPRTSLRFQLARVLVLYLGNLYSLIIALLDKVNIMSSAIPVSPANWSESSSFLATISQPEGDNLSTHMSELSASGHRNSTIATIATVLGVAHSNRSISSAAHNQTALFEKNTRPQQDQCWETYVGQEMLKLSIIDMIFTVASILLIDFIRGLVVRYLSDCCCWDLESKFPEYGEFKIAENVLHLIYNQGMIWMGAFFSPCLPAFNVLKLIGLMYLRSWAVLTCNVPHQQVFRASRSNNFYLAMLLFMLFLCMLPTIFAIVRYRPSQHCGPFSGQEKIYDIISETVAADFPLWFSKVMSYVTSPVVVLPALLLLFMLIYYLQAIARSLKFTNNQLRMQLQRERTEDRKKVFQLAAARLQAPEAAAVAAADKPLDQPDSDATSQEASVHTPSPRRNGSVTNFQSPVRRGNSIRTITQSVSRADLSRGSGSGSIRSPTVTVLPKHRLEHIPNRPRPFLSGPSGSCRSKSYHHLVYNHPARYSENIHSDPLYRKTARAIRPVEAAGYIPAQSYGGRRGHTRYVIVNEHEPRKKLLRSATRIPRHYLMEEPAEIVELYPCNVKRYATRAAHHQPHPHRCHASQQHLSEEEEEEEVVEGKGRRKTSLGKTHRPHSLSDLHQPANFYIGDRMESHVSIAKDGKAARGRYGAKDGDEEGEAGGAEMDWGGSESHLRCQGSVKGSDPLLVRTRRNVHSPGRHCQSPARTRHAESHVKPKMRPKLETPLTESDSASLASSSDQQNSSTDQYIQVIHNKERYLKSDTRQGKVAKKKSKTSFDPNVTESSDLVCSNV from the exons ATGAGCACAGTGTCAGAGTCTTTGGTCGGCAGCAGCAGGTCTCTGTCCGTCACCAAGAGACACAAGAgtgtgaggaaaaactccagGAGGATTTATTCAGCGTACCAGGACCAGCAGGG CTCCtcagatgatgaagataaagaTGACGAGCGCGTGGACAGTAACGACCCGGAGGAAATGTTCCAGAACATTCAGTACCAGAAGGAGATCATCGCCAACATTCGAACCAGACCCTGGCCAATGAGACGCAAGCTCAAAGTTCTCAA GCATGCCAGAGAGATTGTCCTGAAGTACGAGGGCCAGCTGACCAGAACCAGAGGCTACCAGACCGCAGGAGCTGAT ctgctgaagaAACTGTCCCGTGTTCTGTACAACATTGTGGTTCTGTTCATTCCCTGGGAAGTGAGGATCAAGAAAATTGAAA gtcactttggGTCGGGCGTGGCCTCTTACTTCATCTTCCTGCGCTGGTTGTTTGGGATCAACATCGTCCTCACCATCATGACTGGAGCCTTCATTGTTCTCCCAGAG TTGCTGGCTGGAGCTCCCTTTGGCACCACGAGAAGTAAAACTATCCCTAAAGACCTTCTGCCTTCAGCTCAGGACCTGGACACCATCTGGTCTCTGGGG GGTTACCTGCAGTACTCAGTCTTGTTCTATGGTTACTACGGCAGGGTGAGGAAGATCGGCAGCGCCGGCTACCGCTTGCCGCTCGCCTACTTCCTGGTTGGAATGGCGGTCTTTGCCTACAGCTTCATCATCCTGCTGAGAAA GATGGCCAAGAACTCTCGTCTGAGCTTGGCTAGCGCCTCGGATGAGAACTTCACCTTTTGTTGGAGGGTTTTCTGCGCCTGGGATTATCTGATCGGAAACCCGGAGGCTGCAGAGAGTAAAGGCGCTGCCATCGTCAACAACATCagg GAAGCCATCGTTGAGgagcaggaaaagaagaaggacACCAGTCT GGCCGTGCTGATCAGTCTGCGTATCTTGGCCAACATCCTGGTGCTGCTGTCTCTGGCCGGCAGCATCTACATCATCTACTTTGTGGTGGACCGTTCTCAGAAGCTGGAGCAGGAGAAGCCCGAGCTGACGCTGTGGGAGAAGAATGAG GTGAGCGTGGTGGTGTCTCTCATCACCATGATCGCTCCGTCTGCCTTTGAGCTGGTGGCTCAGCTGGAGATGTACCACCCTCGCACCTCGCTGAGATTCCAGCTGGCCAG AGTGCTTGTTTTATACCTGGGGAATCTCTACAGCCTCATCATCGCCCTCCTCGATAAGGTCAACATCATGAGCTCTGCT ATCCCAGTGAGTCCAGCAAACTGGTCTGAGTCCAGCTCTTTCTTGGCCACCATCTCTCAGCCTGAGGGAGACAACCTCTCCACCCACATGTCCGAACTCTCTGCATCCGGACATCGCAACAGCACCATAGCAACCATCGCCACGGTGCTGGGAGTGGCCCACAGCAACAGGAGCATCTCCAGCGCCGCACACAACCAGACCGCTCTGTTTGAGAAGAACACCCGTCCTCAGCAGGACCAGTGCTGGGAGACCTACGTCGGACAG GAGATGCTGAAGCTGTCCATCATTGACATGATCTTCACAGTGGCCAGTATTCTGCTCATTGACTTCATCAGAGGGTTGGTGGTTCGATACCtgagtgactgctgctgctgggactTGGAGAGCAAGTTT CCTGAGTACGGAGAATTCAAAATAGCCGAGAATGTCCTGCATCTGATTTATAACCAAGGAATGATCTG GATGGGAGCGTTCTTCTCTCCTTGTCTTCCTGCCTTCAACGTGTTGAAGCTGATTGGTCTGATGTATCTGAGGAGCTGGGCCGTCCTCACCTGTAATGTTCCCCATCAGCAGGTGTTCAGAGCCTCcag ATCCAATAACTTCTACTTGGCCATGCTGCTGTTCATGCTGTTCCTGTGTATGCTGCCCACCATCTTTGCCATCGTTCGGTACAGACCGTCACAGCACTGTGGACCATTCAG TGGTCAGGAGAAGATTTATGACATCATCTCAGAGACGGTGGCGGCTGACTTTCCTCTGTGGTTCAGTAAAGTGATGAGTTACGTCACCAGTCCTGTCGTCGTGCTGCcggcactgctgctgctgtt CATGCTCATCTACTATCTACAGGCCATCGCCAGATCCCTGAAATTCACCAACAACCAGCTGAGGATGCAGCTCCAGAGA GAACGAACTGAAGACAGGAAGAAGGTCTTCCAGCTGGCTGCAG CGCGACTACAGGCCCCAGAGGCTGCGGCTGTGGCCGCGGCCGACAAACCGCTGGATCAGCCGGACAGCGACGCCACGAGTCAGGAGGCCTCGGTGCACACTCCGTCACCGCGACGCAACGGCAGCGTCACTAACTTCCAGTCCCCCGTCCGCCGCGGGAACAGCATTCGCACCATCACCCAGTCAGTGTCTCGGGCCGACCTGAGCCGAGGAAGTGGATCTGGATCCATCAGGAGTCCGACGGTGACGGTCCTGCCCAAACACAGGCTGGAGCACATTCCtaacag GCCCCGGCCGTTTCTTAGCGGCCCTAGCGGATCCTGTAGGTCTAAGTCCTACCACCACTTGGTGTACAATCACCCAGCTCGCTATTCTGAAAACATCCACTCTGACCCCCTGTACAGGAAGACTGCGCGCGCCATACGCCCAGTTGAGGCTGCCGGGTACATCCCAGCGCAGAGTTATGGCGGACGCCGCGGTCACACCCGCTACGTCATCGTCAATGAGCACGAGCCCCGGAAAAAGCTGCTGCGCTCAGCCACTCGCATCCCGCGCCATTACCTCATGGAGGAGCCCGCAGAGATCGTGGAGCTGTACCCGTGCAACGTCAAGCGCTACGCGACCCGCGCAGCTCACCACCAGCCACATCCTCACCGCTGCCACGCATCACAGCAGCACCtgagcgaggaagaggaggaggaggaggtggtggaagGGAAGGGCAGGAGGAAGACGTCACTGGGGAAGACCCACCGGCCTCACTCCCTCTCCGATCTCCACCAGCCTGCCAACTTCTACATCGGTGACCGCATGGAAAGCCACGTCTCCATCGCTAAAGACGGCAAAGCAGCACGAGGAAGATATGGAGCAAAGGATGGAGATGAAGAGGGCGAGGCGGGAGGGGCAGAGATGGACTGGGGAGGTTCAGAGTCACATCTGCGGTGCCAGGGCAGTGTGAAGGGTTCGGACCCCCTTTTGGTTCGAACCAGGCGTAACGTCCACTCTCCAGGAAGACACTGTCAGTCTCCAGCCAGGACCAGACACGCGGAGTCTCACGTGAAGCCCAAGATGAGACCGAAGCTGGAAACGCCCCTCACCgagtctgactccgcctccctGGCGTCCAGCAGCGACCAGCAGAACAGCAGCACGGACCAGTACATCCAGGTCATCCACAACAAGGAGCGCTATCTCAAGTCCGACACAAGGCAAGGAAAGGTGGCGAAGAAAAAGTCCAAAACCAGCTTTGACCCCAACGTCACCGAGTCCAGTGACCTGGTCTGCTCCAACGTATGA
- the stard5 gene encoding stAR-related lipid transfer protein 5: MDYEHEAKMAVDSMQSYRSDESGWKVCKKSSDVVVSWRPSSAYPGNVYKGDGIVNGGLQKVWECLKPISNGLRVKWDSNVKRFELLEQITEDRSICRTVTPSAAMGIIAPRDFVDVVVVKQCEDGSISSNATNVIHSSCPPQSGYVRGFNHPCGCICVPISGEPNKTQVFAFFQTDLGGLLPRSVVDSFFPSSMTEFYGNLAKAVKSLKDF; this comes from the exons aTGGATTACGAACACGAAGCTAAGATGGCGGTTGACTCGATGCAGAGCTACAGGAGTGACGAGTCCGGCTGGAAAGTCTGCAAGAAGTCG AGTGACGTGGTCGTGTCCTGGCGTCCTTCATCAGCATATCCAGGGAATGT cTATAAGGGGGACGGGATCGTTAACGGCGGTCTACAGAAAGTGTGGGAGTGTTTGAAACCAATATCCAACGGCCTCCGAGTCAAATGGGACAGCAACGTGAAGAGGTTTGAGCTTCTGGAGCAAATCACAGAG GACAGGTCAATCTGCCGGACTGTCACGCCCTCAGCCGCGATGGGCATCATCGCTCCCCGAGACTTtgtggatgttgttgttgttaaacaaTGCGAAGACGGCTCCATTTCATCCAATG CAACTAATGTGATCCACTCGAGCTGTCCTCCTCAGTCTGGTTACGTGAGAGGATTCAACCATCCGTGTGGCTGCATCTGTGTCCCCATCTCTGG AGAACCCAACAAAACCCAGGTGTTCGCGTTCTTCCAGACGGACCTGGGCGGCCTCCTCCCACGCTCCGTGGTCGACTCGTTCTTCCCGTCCAGCATGACCGAGTTCTACGGCAACCTCGCCAAAGCTGTGAAATCCCTCAAAGACTTTTGA